The following proteins come from a genomic window of Canis aureus isolate CA01 chromosome 3, VMU_Caureus_v.1.0, whole genome shotgun sequence:
- the APRT gene encoding adenine phosphoribosyltransferase isoform X3, producing MADPELQLVARRIRSFPDFPVPGVLFRDISPLLKDPDSFRASIQLLASHLRKTHGGKIDYIVGLDSRGFLFGPSLAQELGLGCVLIRKQGKLPGPTVSASYTLEYGKAQLEIQRDALEPGEKVVVVDDLLATGV from the exons ATGGCGGACCCCGAGCTGCAGCTGGTGGCGCGGCGCATCCGCAGCTTCCCGGACTTCCCCGTCCCGGGGGTGCTGTTCAG GGACATCTCGCCGCTCCTGAAGGACCCCGACTCCTTCCGCGCCTCCATCCAGCTGCTGGCTAGCCACCTGAGGAAGACCCACGGCGGCAAGATCGACTACATCGTGG GCCTGGACTCCCGAGGCTTCCTGTTTGGCCCCTCCCTGGCCCAGGAACTCGGCTTAGGCTGTGTGCTCATCCGAAAGCAAGGGAAGCTGCCCGGCCCCACCGTGTCGGCCTCGTACACGCTGGAATACGGCAAG GCTCAGCTGGAAATCCAGAGAGATGCCCTGGAGCCAGGGGAGAAGGTGGTTGTCGTGGATGATCTGTTGGCCACTGGAG TATGA
- the CDT1 gene encoding DNA replication factor Cdt1 isoform X2 has protein sequence MAQPRLTDFFARRRPGPHASRPRTKAAWRTPSPTEPALRARVRTPGSSRKRPRPPAEPARDRPAPPARRRLRLPADAASRPAPAVPDAPEDSSDPSDPAALAAPAVPDVPDDSADPASPSDPAALAAPAVPDTPGGSADPASPSDPAALSPPAVPDASDVPAAPPAPAALAAPAVPDTPGGSADPGSPSDPAALAAPSVPDASDVPAAPAAPAALAVPGSPEQAPLSAGRLHRLAAQESRASSKVTLSELKSCLQRARELGARAQKLRAGAQRKDAGESSVPKDQGHPAGACGEKAPAYQRFHALAQPGPPGLVLPYKYQVLAEMFRSMDTIVGMLYNRSETVTFAKVKQGVQDMMRKRFEERNVGQIRTVYPACYRFRQERNIPTFKDGIKRSDYQLTIEPVLDQEAGSAAPQLTASHLLQRRQVFSQNLVERVREHHRAFLASLNPPMVVPEERLTRWHPRFNVDEVPDIEPAELPRPPATEKVATAQEMEKALSDLALRTTKPSSPGAPSPALPVTPPATLKGVSQDLLERIRCKEAQKQLAQMTRNPEQEQRLQRLQRLPELARVLRSIFVSERKPALTMEVACSRMVGSYPAAMNPGEMEKHIRLLSELLPDWLSLHHIRTDTYIKLDKAADLAGVIMRLAHLALAEAAL, from the exons ATGGCACAGCCCCGCCTCACCGACTTCTTCGcgcgccgccgccccgggccccATGCCTCCCGGCCGCGCACCAAGGCGGCTTGGCGCACCCCGAGCCCCACCGAGCCCGCGCTCCGCGCCCGGGTCCGCACCCCCGGCAGCAGCCGCaagcgcccccgcccgcccgccgagCCTGCGCGCgaccgccccgcgccccccgcgcgccggAGGCTGCGGCTGCCGGCGGACGCG GCCTCCCGTCCGGCGCCGGCTGTCCCTGACGCCCCGGAGGACTCTTCTGACCCTTCTGACCCGGCTGCCCTGGCCGCCCCGGCTGTCCCTGACGTCCCGGATGACTCTGCTGACCCTGCCTCTCCATCTGACCCAGCTGCCCTGGCCGCCCCGGCTGTCCCTGACACCCCGGGTGGCTCTGCTGACCCTGCCTCTCCATCTGACCCGGCTGCCCTGTCCCCCCCGGCTGTCCCTGACGCCTCAGATGTCCctgctgccccacctgccccagctgCCCTGGCCGCCCCGGCTGTCCCTGACACCCCGGGTGGCTCTGCTGACCCTGGCTCTCCATCTGACCCGGCTGCCCTGGCTGCCCCGTCTGTCCCTGATGCCTCAGATGTCCCTGCTGCCCCAGCTGCCCCAGCTGCCCTGGCTGTCCCTGGCTCCCCAGAGCAGGCCCCTCTCTCAGCAGGTCGGCTGCATCGCCTGGCTGCCCAGGAGAGCAGG GCCTCCTCAAAAGTCACTCTTTCTGAGCTCAAGTCGTGTCTGCAGCGGGCACGGGAGCTTGGGGCTCGGGCCCAGAAGCTGAGGGCAGGTGCCCAGAGGAAGGATGCTGGGGAATCCAGCGTCCCCAAGGACCAGGGGCACCCAGCAGGGGCGTG TGGAGAGAAGGCACCTGCCTACCAGCGCTTCCATGCCCTGGCGCAGCCGGGGCCCCCAGGCCTCGTGCTGCCGTACAAGTACCAGGTGCTGGCGGAGATGTTCCGCAGCATGGACACCATCGTGGGCATGCTCTACAACCGCTCTGAGACCGTGACCTTTGCCAAAGTCAAGCAGGGTGTCCAGGACATGATGCGCAA GCGCTTTGAGGAGCGCAACGTGGGCCAGATCAGAACTGTGTACCCTGCTTGTTATCGCTTCCGCCAGGAGCGCAACATCCCCACCTTCAAGGATGGCATTAAGAGATCTGATTACCAGCTTACCATCGAGCCAGTGTTGGACCAGG AGGCTGGCAGTGCGGCTCCCCAGCTCACGGCCTCACACCTCCTGCAGCGCCGGCAGGTTTTCAGCCAGAATCTGGTGGAGCGCGTACGGGAGCATCACAGG GCCTTCCTGGCCTCCCTGAACCCTCCCATGGTGGTGCCTGAGGAGCGGCTGACACGCTGGCACCCACGCTTCAATGTGGACGAAGTACCTGACATCGAGCCGGCTGAGCTGCCCCGGCCACCTGCCACGGAGAAGGTGGCCACCGCACAAGAG ATGGAAAAGGCCCTGAGTGACCTGGCTCTGCGTACGACCAAGCCTAGCAGCCCtggggcccccagccctgccctgccggTCACCCCACCTGCGACCCTGAAGGGGGTGTCCCAGGACCTGCTAGAGAGG ATCCGCTGCAAGGAGGCACAGAAGCAGCTGGCGCAGATGACCCGAAACCCAGAGCAGGAGCAGCGGCTGCAACGGCTGCAGCGGCTGCCCGAGCTGGCCCGCGTGCTGCGCAGCATCTTTGTGTCCGAGCGTAAGCCTGCGCTCACCATGGAGGTGGCCTGCAGCAGGATGGTGGGCAGCTACCCTGCAGCCATGAACCCCG gagagatggagaagcacaTACGGCTCCTTTCTGAGCTGCTACCTGACTGGCTTAGCCTCCACCACATCCGCACAGACACCTACATCAAGCTGGACAAGGCTGCTGACCTGGCAGGTGTCATCATGAGGCTGGCCCACCTTGCCCTTGCAGAGGCAGCACTGTGA
- the APRT gene encoding adenine phosphoribosyltransferase isoform X2 gives MADPELQLVARRIRSFPDFPVPGVLFRDISPLLKDPDSFRASIQLLASHLRKTHGGKIDYIVGLDSRGFLFGPSLAQELGLGCVLIRKQGKLPGPTVSASYTLEYGKAQLEIQRDALEPGEKVVVVDDLLATGGTMRAACELLGQLQAKYE, from the exons ATGGCGGACCCCGAGCTGCAGCTGGTGGCGCGGCGCATCCGCAGCTTCCCGGACTTCCCCGTCCCGGGGGTGCTGTTCAG GGACATCTCGCCGCTCCTGAAGGACCCCGACTCCTTCCGCGCCTCCATCCAGCTGCTGGCTAGCCACCTGAGGAAGACCCACGGCGGCAAGATCGACTACATCGTGG GCCTGGACTCCCGAGGCTTCCTGTTTGGCCCCTCCCTGGCCCAGGAACTCGGCTTAGGCTGTGTGCTCATCCGAAAGCAAGGGAAGCTGCCCGGCCCCACCGTGTCGGCCTCGTACACGCTGGAATACGGCAAG GCTCAGCTGGAAATCCAGAGAGATGCCCTGGAGCCAGGGGAGAAGGTGGTTGTCGTGGATGATCTGTTGGCCACTGGAG GAACCATGCGCGCAGCCTGTGAGCTGTTGGGCCAACTGCAGGCCAAG TATGAGTGA
- the APRT gene encoding adenine phosphoribosyltransferase isoform X1, translating into MADPELQLVARRIRSFPDFPVPGVLFRDISPLLKDPDSFRASIQLLASHLRKTHGGKIDYIVGLDSRGFLFGPSLAQELGLGCVLIRKQGKLPGPTVSASYTLEYGKAQLEIQRDALEPGEKVVVVDDLLATGGTMRAACELLGQLQAKVLECVSLVELTSLKGREKLDPVPFFSLLQYE; encoded by the exons ATGGCGGACCCCGAGCTGCAGCTGGTGGCGCGGCGCATCCGCAGCTTCCCGGACTTCCCCGTCCCGGGGGTGCTGTTCAG GGACATCTCGCCGCTCCTGAAGGACCCCGACTCCTTCCGCGCCTCCATCCAGCTGCTGGCTAGCCACCTGAGGAAGACCCACGGCGGCAAGATCGACTACATCGTGG GCCTGGACTCCCGAGGCTTCCTGTTTGGCCCCTCCCTGGCCCAGGAACTCGGCTTAGGCTGTGTGCTCATCCGAAAGCAAGGGAAGCTGCCCGGCCCCACCGTGTCGGCCTCGTACACGCTGGAATACGGCAAG GCTCAGCTGGAAATCCAGAGAGATGCCCTGGAGCCAGGGGAGAAGGTGGTTGTCGTGGATGATCTGTTGGCCACTGGAG GAACCATGCGCGCAGCCTGTGAGCTGTTGGGCCAACTGCAGGCCAAGGTACTGGAGTGCGTGAGCCTGGTGGAGCTGACATCACTGAAGGGCAGGGAGAAGCTGGACCCTgtcccctttttctctctcctgcagTATGAGTGA
- the CDT1 gene encoding DNA replication factor Cdt1 isoform X1: MAQPRLTDFFARRRPGPHASRPRTKAAWRTPSPTEPALRARVRTPGSSRKRPRPPAEPARDRPAPPARRRLRLPADAASRPAPAVPDAPEDSSDPSDPAALAAPAVPDVPDDSADPASPSDPAALAAPAVPDTPGGSADPASPSDPAALSPPAVPDASDVPAAPPAPAALAAPAVPDTPGGSADPGSPSDPAALAAPSVPDASDVPAAPAAPAALAVPGSPEQAPLSAGRLHRLAAQESRASSKVTLSELKSCLQRARELGARAQKLRAGAQRKDAGESSVPKDQGHPAGACGEKAPAYQRFHALAQPGPPGLVLPYKYQVLAEMFRSMDTIVGMLYNRSETVTFAKVKQGVQDMMRKRFEERNVGQIRTVYPACYRFRQERNIPTFKDGIKRSDYQLTIEPVLDQEAGSAAPQLTASHLLQRRQVFSQNLVERVREHHRAFLASLNPPMVVPEERLTRWHPRFNVDEVPDIEPAELPRPPATEKVATAQEVLARARGLMSPRMEKALSDLALRTTKPSSPGAPSPALPVTPPATLKGVSQDLLERIRCKEAQKQLAQMTRNPEQEQRLQRLQRLPELARVLRSIFVSERKPALTMEVACSRMVGSYPAAMNPGEMEKHIRLLSELLPDWLSLHHIRTDTYIKLDKAADLAGVIMRLAHLALAEAAL, translated from the exons ATGGCACAGCCCCGCCTCACCGACTTCTTCGcgcgccgccgccccgggccccATGCCTCCCGGCCGCGCACCAAGGCGGCTTGGCGCACCCCGAGCCCCACCGAGCCCGCGCTCCGCGCCCGGGTCCGCACCCCCGGCAGCAGCCGCaagcgcccccgcccgcccgccgagCCTGCGCGCgaccgccccgcgccccccgcgcgccggAGGCTGCGGCTGCCGGCGGACGCG GCCTCCCGTCCGGCGCCGGCTGTCCCTGACGCCCCGGAGGACTCTTCTGACCCTTCTGACCCGGCTGCCCTGGCCGCCCCGGCTGTCCCTGACGTCCCGGATGACTCTGCTGACCCTGCCTCTCCATCTGACCCAGCTGCCCTGGCCGCCCCGGCTGTCCCTGACACCCCGGGTGGCTCTGCTGACCCTGCCTCTCCATCTGACCCGGCTGCCCTGTCCCCCCCGGCTGTCCCTGACGCCTCAGATGTCCctgctgccccacctgccccagctgCCCTGGCCGCCCCGGCTGTCCCTGACACCCCGGGTGGCTCTGCTGACCCTGGCTCTCCATCTGACCCGGCTGCCCTGGCTGCCCCGTCTGTCCCTGATGCCTCAGATGTCCCTGCTGCCCCAGCTGCCCCAGCTGCCCTGGCTGTCCCTGGCTCCCCAGAGCAGGCCCCTCTCTCAGCAGGTCGGCTGCATCGCCTGGCTGCCCAGGAGAGCAGG GCCTCCTCAAAAGTCACTCTTTCTGAGCTCAAGTCGTGTCTGCAGCGGGCACGGGAGCTTGGGGCTCGGGCCCAGAAGCTGAGGGCAGGTGCCCAGAGGAAGGATGCTGGGGAATCCAGCGTCCCCAAGGACCAGGGGCACCCAGCAGGGGCGTG TGGAGAGAAGGCACCTGCCTACCAGCGCTTCCATGCCCTGGCGCAGCCGGGGCCCCCAGGCCTCGTGCTGCCGTACAAGTACCAGGTGCTGGCGGAGATGTTCCGCAGCATGGACACCATCGTGGGCATGCTCTACAACCGCTCTGAGACCGTGACCTTTGCCAAAGTCAAGCAGGGTGTCCAGGACATGATGCGCAA GCGCTTTGAGGAGCGCAACGTGGGCCAGATCAGAACTGTGTACCCTGCTTGTTATCGCTTCCGCCAGGAGCGCAACATCCCCACCTTCAAGGATGGCATTAAGAGATCTGATTACCAGCTTACCATCGAGCCAGTGTTGGACCAGG AGGCTGGCAGTGCGGCTCCCCAGCTCACGGCCTCACACCTCCTGCAGCGCCGGCAGGTTTTCAGCCAGAATCTGGTGGAGCGCGTACGGGAGCATCACAGG GCCTTCCTGGCCTCCCTGAACCCTCCCATGGTGGTGCCTGAGGAGCGGCTGACACGCTGGCACCCACGCTTCAATGTGGACGAAGTACCTGACATCGAGCCGGCTGAGCTGCCCCGGCCACCTGCCACGGAGAAGGTGGCCACCGCACAAGAGGTGTTGGCTCGTGCCCGCGGCCTCATGTCACCCAGG ATGGAAAAGGCCCTGAGTGACCTGGCTCTGCGTACGACCAAGCCTAGCAGCCCtggggcccccagccctgccctgccggTCACCCCACCTGCGACCCTGAAGGGGGTGTCCCAGGACCTGCTAGAGAGG ATCCGCTGCAAGGAGGCACAGAAGCAGCTGGCGCAGATGACCCGAAACCCAGAGCAGGAGCAGCGGCTGCAACGGCTGCAGCGGCTGCCCGAGCTGGCCCGCGTGCTGCGCAGCATCTTTGTGTCCGAGCGTAAGCCTGCGCTCACCATGGAGGTGGCCTGCAGCAGGATGGTGGGCAGCTACCCTGCAGCCATGAACCCCG gagagatggagaagcacaTACGGCTCCTTTCTGAGCTGCTACCTGACTGGCTTAGCCTCCACCACATCCGCACAGACACCTACATCAAGCTGGACAAGGCTGCTGACCTGGCAGGTGTCATCATGAGGCTGGCCCACCTTGCCCTTGCAGAGGCAGCACTGTGA
- the CDT1 gene encoding DNA replication factor Cdt1 isoform X3, with protein MAQPRLTDFFARRRPGPHASRPRTKAAWRTPSPTEPALRARVRTPGSSRKRPRPPAEPARDRPAPPARRRLRLPADAASRPAPAVPDAPEDSSDPSDPAALAAPAVPDVPDDSADPASPSAPAALAAPAVPDTPGGSADPGSPSDPAALAAPSVPDASDVPAAPAAPAALAVPGSPEQAPLSAGRLHRLAAQESRASSKVTLSELKSCLQRARELGARAQKLRAGAQRKDAGESSVPKDQGHPAGACGEKAPAYQRFHALAQPGPPGLVLPYKYQVLAEMFRSMDTIVGMLYNRSETVTFAKVKQGVQDMMRKRFEERNVGQIRTVYPACYRFRQERNIPTFKDGIKRSDYQLTIEPVLDQEAGSAAPQLTASHLLQRRQVFSQNLVERVREHHRAFLASLNPPMVVPEERLTRWHPRFNVDEVPDIEPAELPRPPATEKVATAQEVLARARGLMSPRMEKALSDLALRTTKPSSPGAPSPALPVTPPATLKGVSQDLLERIRCKEAQKQLAQMTRNPEQEQRLQRLQRLPELARVLRSIFVSERKPALTMEVACSRMVGSYPAAMNPGEMEKHIRLLSELLPDWLSLHHIRTDTYIKLDKAADLAGVIMRLAHLALAEAAL; from the exons ATGGCACAGCCCCGCCTCACCGACTTCTTCGcgcgccgccgccccgggccccATGCCTCCCGGCCGCGCACCAAGGCGGCTTGGCGCACCCCGAGCCCCACCGAGCCCGCGCTCCGCGCCCGGGTCCGCACCCCCGGCAGCAGCCGCaagcgcccccgcccgcccgccgagCCTGCGCGCgaccgccccgcgccccccgcgcgccggAGGCTGCGGCTGCCGGCGGACGCG GCCTCCCGTCCGGCGCCGGCTGTCCCTGACGCCCCGGAGGACTCTTCTGACCCTTCTGACCCGGCTGCCCTGGCCGCCCCGGCTGTCCCTGACGTCCCGGATGACTCTGCTGACCCTGCCTCTCCAT ctgccccagctgCCCTGGCCGCCCCGGCTGTCCCTGACACCCCGGGTGGCTCTGCTGACCCTGGCTCTCCATCTGACCCGGCTGCCCTGGCTGCCCCGTCTGTCCCTGATGCCTCAGATGTCCCTGCTGCCCCAGCTGCCCCAGCTGCCCTGGCTGTCCCTGGCTCCCCAGAGCAGGCCCCTCTCTCAGCAGGTCGGCTGCATCGCCTGGCTGCCCAGGAGAGCAGG GCCTCCTCAAAAGTCACTCTTTCTGAGCTCAAGTCGTGTCTGCAGCGGGCACGGGAGCTTGGGGCTCGGGCCCAGAAGCTGAGGGCAGGTGCCCAGAGGAAGGATGCTGGGGAATCCAGCGTCCCCAAGGACCAGGGGCACCCAGCAGGGGCGTG TGGAGAGAAGGCACCTGCCTACCAGCGCTTCCATGCCCTGGCGCAGCCGGGGCCCCCAGGCCTCGTGCTGCCGTACAAGTACCAGGTGCTGGCGGAGATGTTCCGCAGCATGGACACCATCGTGGGCATGCTCTACAACCGCTCTGAGACCGTGACCTTTGCCAAAGTCAAGCAGGGTGTCCAGGACATGATGCGCAA GCGCTTTGAGGAGCGCAACGTGGGCCAGATCAGAACTGTGTACCCTGCTTGTTATCGCTTCCGCCAGGAGCGCAACATCCCCACCTTCAAGGATGGCATTAAGAGATCTGATTACCAGCTTACCATCGAGCCAGTGTTGGACCAGG AGGCTGGCAGTGCGGCTCCCCAGCTCACGGCCTCACACCTCCTGCAGCGCCGGCAGGTTTTCAGCCAGAATCTGGTGGAGCGCGTACGGGAGCATCACAGG GCCTTCCTGGCCTCCCTGAACCCTCCCATGGTGGTGCCTGAGGAGCGGCTGACACGCTGGCACCCACGCTTCAATGTGGACGAAGTACCTGACATCGAGCCGGCTGAGCTGCCCCGGCCACCTGCCACGGAGAAGGTGGCCACCGCACAAGAGGTGTTGGCTCGTGCCCGCGGCCTCATGTCACCCAGG ATGGAAAAGGCCCTGAGTGACCTGGCTCTGCGTACGACCAAGCCTAGCAGCCCtggggcccccagccctgccctgccggTCACCCCACCTGCGACCCTGAAGGGGGTGTCCCAGGACCTGCTAGAGAGG ATCCGCTGCAAGGAGGCACAGAAGCAGCTGGCGCAGATGACCCGAAACCCAGAGCAGGAGCAGCGGCTGCAACGGCTGCAGCGGCTGCCCGAGCTGGCCCGCGTGCTGCGCAGCATCTTTGTGTCCGAGCGTAAGCCTGCGCTCACCATGGAGGTGGCCTGCAGCAGGATGGTGGGCAGCTACCCTGCAGCCATGAACCCCG gagagatggagaagcacaTACGGCTCCTTTCTGAGCTGCTACCTGACTGGCTTAGCCTCCACCACATCCGCACAGACACCTACATCAAGCTGGACAAGGCTGCTGACCTGGCAGGTGTCATCATGAGGCTGGCCCACCTTGCCCTTGCAGAGGCAGCACTGTGA